One Gossypium hirsutum isolate 1008001.06 chromosome A08, Gossypium_hirsutum_v2.1, whole genome shotgun sequence genomic window, GGATAAGTGTCCAATTGAGCcatttgagatataaatcccaacaaacttggttaatgtgtaacaccccaaactcgacctagaagCTATAGTTGAATCTCAGAAGTTACATTAACGACGCTCGAAATTATTTGCTCATTGAAAATAACTAGGTTTGAGTTGTTTTgagaaaacttaaaattttaaatgtcgaCTAATTTTAGCTAAAATTGATGTTGTTAATGGTGGAATATGGATTCTTGAATTAATCtgttattttaaagaattttccAACCTGTTCTGAAGAGATTAAAAGTTAAGAACTGATAGCAAGCTATAAGAACTTATAGTACTGGTGAACTCATTGTGTGacatatgttttgtatatgctaTGTGGTTCTTCGGGACAATCACTAAGCTTGTAAGAGCTCACATACTCTTTACTAAACATTGCAGATAGATAGATTGCATGATGTGTAGCAGAGAAGCGAGTGATCTAGACGAGGCATAAATACTAAGTATGTGTTACAAATGAACTCTAGACTTATGGGAAATGTGGGAGTCCGCTTGGGCTTAGAGATATCTTCCTATCTGATTGACCTCGTTGATTGCTCTAAAGACTTAGATATTTACATTATATTTATTCCAAAGCTTGCAAACTgataaaacattatatatatatatacctgaaTGTTAAGTATTTTAATTCTTCATCAAAATAGTACATGTGTTTTGTACGAGGCGATTAAGTTGATCTCGGCTTTCAATTGAATAACATTCTCTGTTATCCTCGGACCACGTATTACCTTGAGCATGGACTCGAGCAAGACAAAACAAAATTGTAGAATGAAAACTTTTAGTTAACTTTCAATAGGAAAGTTGATTTGTCTTTGTAATCAGTAACTACgcgtttttatcaaaaaaatagaatttattctatgaaataaattttccctacatcaaaaaatagaatttattctatgAAATAAATTTTCCATACTTTTTGGCAGAATAATGACGTCTATTAAATGTTGTAAAAAACTTAacacataatttttatttatagagAATTGGTACAAGAGTTATGTTCGAATAAGgcttgattaaataataatatttagtaGAAAATATAAATTCTACTCCAATTAGGTGTATAGGAGGCAACAACATGCCGTAGTAAATACTAGGGTATGTGAATAGTGGTACATGtgatatatttatcttattttgtcattttctttCGTTCCATATCTTTGGTTCaacatacaatttatttttaattatttcgaGCTAGTAGATGGatcaattaaacatatataattagaacttaaataatttataattataatattatttaatcataaaatcatttcaataaaataaaatgaccGAAATCTCTCTTATTATGTCCTTTACGAAAATTACTCATCACGTAAGAAATCTTTTAACAACtttttttaccctttaaaaatcgGGTGATGCATACCACTAACCGACTATAATGTAGGTATGGACAAATAAATTCGACATTTTATGTCTGTTTTTAATTTTACATATCATAATATTTTATCcagaatataatattaataatttatatttcttaatttgataattttgttttctaagttaatttaataatattctatatttctattattatgtttatactaattatttatttaatataatatcttttaattatttttaattatgttcataaaaataaaagtaaaaagctaaaataggaagaagatttgtttttttataattggaAGAAGAAAATGCTCAATCTTTTATCCTTACAGCATATTACTTTTCTTATTACACAAGAAGTTGCCAAAATAGCTAGAATACTTGAGAGAGTTGAAAATTGAAGGATGAAAACAGTTGAATTAGCAAAGCACTTACGTAAGCAGGTATCATTGAACCAAGCTAGATACATTGAACCTGGACACTTTGCGTCGGAGGGTCCTAGGCCTTTAAGAGAATCGATTCCTCCACATTGGTTGATTCACAACTCCActagaagaaaaaacaaaaacagcAAGCTATCACATGGCTCCAACAATGGCGGCACCAGAAGAAGAGCTGAGGAAGAGGAACCAGGAGTTAGAGAAGGAATTGAAGGAGAGTAGGGAAAGAGAGGAGCATATGAGAAAGGAATTAAGAAAGGTGTGGGAAAGGCTGAGGGTGGCGGAAGAGGCGGAGGAAAGGCTCTGTTCTCAGCTGGGCGAGTTGGAAGCAGAGTCCGTCAATCAGGCCCGTGCTTACAACTCCCACATACTTACCCTCATGGACCAGCTCTCCAAGGGTAACAACCTTCTCATCAACAACCACCCATCCCCTGCACCCATCTCCATCCTCTGATTTTGCTTTTGGCTGATGTTCTTTTTATCTATCCAACCAAAGACATGGGGCTTCTAAAGTcgttaattttgggtattgtatggatgtatatatgtattagtTATTAACACTTGGTGGTGTTTGTTGATGTTAATTGGTAAAGGTAGTGCTGATATGTTTCACTGGCTGTTTCATATTGTGAAACTCAATTGACTTAATTCTGATATATAAAAAACAAATGTGTTTTTTACTtcttcaaatatattaaaaatagtttGGTAAAATGAAAAGGAGAGCTGATGGGTAgcctaatttttcaattttctctttttaaattttcatttatctaccatttcaatctctttttatttacttaacgtttaatttattttttttgtcatgcTATAATATTATTACAGTTTTTAATTTTACTAACATCATTATTTTTACATACACTGTCTATTTAtactcatcttttattttcttcactcCATCTAAAATCGATGGGAAAAAAGGTATAGACATGCtccagattaaaaaaaaaaaaaacttaatatgaAATATTAATCAACATGGCAAGACTGCAACGCTCCAATTATTTGGTTGAAAtcagttataaaaatattatgtatAAAAACACTTTTCACCATAAGTAATAATGGTTTAACTTCGAAAAAACAAAGTAATAATGGGTCAGTTCAAATAAGTTTAAATTTCGTTGAATTCgtagatttttaaattaaaacagaCTTCGAAAGATGACGGAAAGCACAAGAGTTTTCTTGCTtcgatttcatgaaaattttaaataagatgACTAATTCTGTTTAAAATTGAAATGGGTTGACCCAATATACATGGAtggtttaagattttttttttggaggggGGTTATGGAAGCATAACCGAATCGACCCAGTAAATATGTTAGGtagttatatatatttagatCTTATTATGAGTAGAGTCGAGTTCGGGTTgaattgacctaaaattttaggtctgtTTTTTTAGGTTTGGTTTGATTTAGAAATTAGTCTAAAATTTTTTCCAGTTCGATccaaataaaaaatgttaaacctAAACTCAGCCCAGTCTActcttattaattttttagattattttttatataaaaataaatttaaaaaatataatacatccaatacactaaaaatattaaaataaatgtttatcaacaaattgaaaatacattaaaaaaattatacttaaataatattaacataattGAACTTAgtaaataaatgtctttaaaatagtaacaaaattaataataacacaagagttatacaattaaaacaataacaacaaaataatagtgcTATAATAACGAAATGGTAGCAACATAACAAGTTAAATTCGGTCGAGTCGGCCCATCTAGAAAATGAGTCTTATTTTTTGTCTAAACTCATATTTTGAgcttatatttttgtccaaatctcCTCACTTTTTTAATATGCCTTGAGTCAAGACAGATGACCCAACTCATAATATCCAATAATtacatttcatataataattataataaattgtttgaacaCATTgcttattcaaaattaatatttgtgGGCAATTGAGTAAGTGGAgtttatgaattaaataaatgGTATTACCAAAGAAGTGTATTTATTGAAATTCATGGAATTCTAAGATATTAAGTTTGCTTGGATTATGGTTTTTATTGATAGAAGGGTTGAACTTTGGTTTTGTGAAAGTGTATATGACCAAAGAGGATGTTCTTCATAAATTCATTTCTTTCTATTACTTATGGAagcttatattatattatatgcttTATTTTTAACCAAAGGAGAATAAATAGTGACACTTTTGGGTTCAAAAACCTTTAGATGTTTTATTTTGCCCATTTTTAATTGTCTTATTGTTTTTGATCTTGCAATAAGTCAAACTGCAGTGAATAACTACTTGTGCTCAATTGAAATTTTAAACAACAACAATTATGCAAAATAGAAAAGTGATGTTAAGCCAATCTTGATTTAGCTTTAATTGAGCATATGCTTTATAAGCTTATTGATAGAAACGCTGTTAAGCTCAATGGCTCACTATCACATATTGTAAAGTTAATAGACTTTGTTGCAAGTTGCAAAGGAATAGTTACATAAGTAATTATAACTATGAGatataataatagaaaacaaTTGGTTACGCAATTAAATGACTACCCACTTTTGTAAGGCTTGTCTAGAAAGTCAATCTTATCTTCTGTCATATACAAGGAATTATTTAATCCTTACTACCTACTAGTGTATTAACCTCACACTTAAGATCTAAATAACTCACCATTAAACTTGTAAAACTAAGTAATTCACTTGTTTTACTTATAAAATGCACTCACTAAAACGTGTTTCCGATTAAGAAATTAAGTGCTAAAAACTTTTCATGATACGCATGATATGGCTATATGCATGATACAGCTATTGTGCTGTTCGCACTATACTGGCAATGTCTAACTTGGTCCCTTCACTCTATCCCcatgtaacgtcccctaaccctataccgtcttcgaaataaggttacgagaaattaccagtcagtacagtccaattccggtcattaattaaaattaatattcacacacatcctagttttaagatatcgtccctttaatgggccctcgcagtccaatatgaacagtgaattcaattcgggactaatttagaatcactacgagtttttagtaaatttcaaaatgcatactacataccgttggcaaccataatttactcatttcatcaatacttctacaacctaaatgactctcataaaacatccaggtacatgccattaccaatactcaacatactttacctcattgaatttcGGATcagcctgggatgctgattcaatagtctagccttaacttaacctgcgcacggaaacaaaccgtacgctgagtatacactcagtggtatttctataatctaaacacttaaacaattataaaacatattaatttatatatatattgaactattcaaactcaatgagaattcaaacattcactttccaaccaatgttttggtctactttaaattcaaaatcatttattatttttcaatagcaattaatcaatcaatAATGTTCATTAACTctcagaacaattatttattcagtaacagtcagttattcagtaacaatcaattattcaataata contains:
- the LOC107921084 gene encoding protein RESPONSE TO LOW SULFUR 3, which encodes MAPTMAAPEEELRKRNQELEKELKESREREEHMRKELRKVWERLRVAEEAEERLCSQLGELEAESVNQARAYNSHILTLMDQLSKGNNLLINNHPSPAPISIL